Part of the Leucobacter insecticola genome is shown below.
GGTGATCCGCGTCAACCTCATTGGGACGTTCCTCATGATTCGCGAGGCGGTGCCTGCGCTCCGACAGGGCCACGGCCCCGCCGTGGTGAACTTCAGCTCGACTTCCGCGCAGTTCGCGCACCCATATGTGGCCGCATACGCTGCAAGTAAGGGTGGCATTCAGTCGATGACTCACGCGGTCGCAGCAGAGTAAGCGGCAGACGGCATTCGCTTCAACTCAGTACAGCCCGGCTCGATCAAGTCAGGCATGACCGACGGCGGTACGCACTTCTAGCGTTCCTCGTTCCACCTGATTTCGCGGGAAGACGGGGCTCTGGGTGGAGATCTTGACCTCGTGCTGCGCGCGCAACGGCTGCCCGGGCGTTCAGATCCGCACGCGCTCTTACTTGACCGGCGGCTCGATCGTGACCGGCTGCCCGAGATCGTAGTACGTCTGAGTGGTCGTGCCGCTGTAGAGCCCTTCGAACTCGAGCCCGCCCAAATTGCCGACGGGGATCCAATCCGCGGCGTACCAGAGGATGTACTCCTTGACCTGGATGCCCTGCCACGTGAACGGTGCGGCGTTTTCGATTCGATAGGCCTCGACCTGAGTGCCGTCGGGAAGGTCCTTCAACGCCATGGCGTCGTCGACGACCCAGCTGGGGTTCGCGGCGATCAGATCCCGCGTCATGCTGGGATCTGAGAAGAGCCGGTAGAGTTCCGCCGTCTGGCCGGTGATCATCTCCATGGGATCGCTGGAACCCACGTCTCCCTTGACCAACCCCTGCCCGGAGTCGATCCACATCACGCCATCAATGTAGGTGAGTGACACCGCCTCGGTGTCGGGGTTGAGGGTGCCTTTCATCGCAAAATCCGGATCGTAGCTAAACTCGATCTCGCCGAAGAGATCGCCGGAGGTTCCGTCGAGGTTGCTGCCGATCACTTGCTCTTTGCCGGAGCCGAAGCTGCGAAGAGCCTCGGCGACACACTGGCTCAACGGCTCTCCTGCGAACTCAGCGCCGAGGTCCAAGTCGAGACTGGAGCAGGATTTCGGTACGACACGGGTGCTTTGCGAAGAACTGTCCTTGCTGGGAGATGGTGAAGCGCTGCTGGGCGGCGTTGGGGTCGTGTCCTTGTCTCCTGCGCAGCCCGTGAGGCCCGTTGCCAGCATTCCAGCGATCCCAAGCGCCGTGACGAGAGTGAGGCCCTTTCTTCTGCCAGTGCCCACCGAATTCCTCCTCCAAAAGCGTTTCCTGGTTGTAGCCTCTCACCAGGGCTTTCCCTCAATGGGGTGGACACGCCGCGCTAGTCGCAGGTTTCGACCAGCCTGGGCGGTGCAGGGCTCTTCCGGGCACACCATGTGTCGAAGTGACCCGCACGGAAAGCGGCACGATCGCCGCGAGGGGGCTGCTCAAGCTGTTGGTACCGGAGGCCCGTCGGGAAAATCTGATCGGGTCAGGTCCATGAAGAGCGCGTCTTCCAGCGCGCCACCGGGTCGCACCTGGTAGTCACGGAGCACGCCGATGGTCTTAAAGCCGAGCCGTTCGTAGCTACGGATCGCACCGGTGTTGTGGACATTCGGATCAAGTGTGATCCTGGTTATCCCCTCGCTGAACTCGTGTCGAATCGCGAGCGCGAGGCTTTCCTCGCCGAGCCGCTGCCCGCGAAAGCGCGTGCCGATGAAAATGTGCATGACAGTGGTGGGGTACTCGGGTCGGATCCGCGGAGCACCACCACCGCGCCCGCGACCTCACCGGCGACCTGGATGACGCGGGTCGTTTCCGGTTGCTCTATGAAGTCGTGCAGCACGCGCTCCGCATTAAAATCGACCCACCACTGCGACACCTCGCGTTCCCGCAAGATCTCCAGCAGGGGCGTGGCGTCCTGTTCCTGTGGGTCGCGAAGTGTGACGCGGGGCCCGATGAGTTCCGGCTGTGTGTGGGGCATAACGGGTCACTTCCTTGTGGGTAGTCGTGCCAAGGAAGATACCATTTTCTCCTGCGCCGATGCCCGCGCAGCGGGGTCTCCCGTGGACCCTCTACCCCTGTCGTCCCTTGAAGCGCGGGTTCAGTTTGTTGATGACATAGACGCGGCCGCGGCGGCGCACGACCTGGGCGCCAGGCTGTTTCTTCAGTGACTTGATTGACGCGCGAACTTTCACGACCTGCCTCCTAATTGATAACGGTTATCATTTATACTATAGGCTGGAGTCTGATGGGGTTGACGAGGGGGATCGTGGACGAAATAAATGTGCTTGCCGTCGTGGGAAGCTGCGCGCCCGAGCGCTTCCGCCATGCGGCTCGGCTCGCCTCCGCGGCGGGGCGGGTTTTCTTTCCTGCACAGCGTTTGGGGCTCGCCGCCGATCCGATCCAGGAAGCGCTCGCTCTCATCCCCTGGACCGATCGACCCGCGGGCGCGGTGTGTGAATTTCCGACCGCGACCCATCCGACCGAGATTATCGGGGCATTCGCGGATGAGCCGACGCGCGTGAGCCTGCGCGGTATCGTCTGCGTGGCCGATGCGATGCATCTTCTCAGCGATCTGCAGCGCGACCAGTATCTGACCCGCACCGAGGTTTTGCCAGACGGCGTGGTTACTG
Proteins encoded:
- a CDS encoding SDR family oxidoreductase codes for the protein MSKETILESFEQVIRVNLIGTFLMIREAVPALRQGHGPAVVNFSSTSAQFAHPYVAAYAASKGGIQSMTHAVAAE
- a CDS encoding GNAT family N-acetyltransferase encodes the protein MHIFIGTRFRGQRLGEESLALAIRHEFSEGITRITLDPNVHNTGAIRSYERLGFKTIGVLRDYQVRPGGALEDALFMDLTRSDFPDGPPVPTA
- the ykgO gene encoding type B 50S ribosomal protein L36, encoding MKVRASIKSLKKQPGAQVVRRRGRVYVINKLNPRFKGRQG